A part of Variovorax sp. HW608 genomic DNA contains:
- a CDS encoding AMP-dependent synthetase/ligase, which translates to MNTDELSQLTPPQQLLRWARVRPDAVALRQKQFGIWQPTTWRGYAERSGWFALSLLELGLQRGDKVAILGENRIEWVLAQFGVGLAGGIVAGVYPTSPGVEIEYLLQLAGAPIIVCEDQEQLDKVLSVRANLPELRHVVVIDPRGLRHYDRAGIHEFDALVAQGQRLASAQPGRIEALAAEQSLDDIGLIVFTSGSTGRPKAAQMTWRGLGSAARGLNSVLGCSEGDALVSYLPLCHVAEQMFSIHVPLTTGAVVNFAESLRTVQEDLRELSPQVFFGVPRIWEKFHASIQTKLREAGGWRLALYQRAMASVGRFADAPRASRSLGQRIAWAFWYVVVLRALLNYVGLRRCRVAISSGAPIAPDILHFFRVLGVPIREAYGLTEASGATTMQPSDASPVGTVGVPYPGVEVQLADDGEILIRGDVVFRGYYRNAEATAEAIDAEGWLHTGDVARWDDGPAGRELRIIDRKKDIMITAGGKNITPSEIENALRISPFIKEAIVIADRRRFVSALLQIDFDNVANWAEAHGLAYTNYKSLVEEEKVRALIDGEVAAVNARLAQVQQVRKFHLLVKELDHDDGEVTATMKVRRKSIAEKYADVIEAIYA; encoded by the coding sequence ATGAACACGGACGAACTCAGCCAACTGACGCCGCCGCAGCAACTGCTGCGCTGGGCGCGCGTGCGGCCGGACGCGGTCGCGCTGCGGCAGAAGCAGTTCGGCATCTGGCAGCCGACCACCTGGCGCGGCTATGCCGAGCGCTCGGGCTGGTTCGCGCTGTCGCTTCTGGAACTCGGCCTGCAGCGCGGCGACAAGGTCGCGATCCTCGGCGAGAACCGCATCGAGTGGGTGCTCGCGCAGTTCGGCGTCGGACTCGCGGGCGGCATCGTCGCGGGCGTGTATCCGACCTCGCCGGGCGTGGAAATCGAATACCTGCTCCAGCTCGCTGGCGCACCCATCATCGTCTGCGAGGACCAGGAGCAGCTCGACAAGGTGCTGTCGGTTCGCGCCAACCTGCCCGAGTTGCGGCATGTGGTGGTGATCGATCCGCGCGGCCTCAGGCACTACGACCGCGCGGGCATCCACGAATTCGATGCGCTGGTTGCGCAGGGGCAGCGGCTCGCGTCGGCTCAGCCGGGCCGCATCGAAGCGCTGGCTGCTGAACAAAGTTTGGACGACATCGGCCTGATCGTCTTCACCTCGGGCTCCACCGGCCGGCCCAAGGCCGCGCAGATGACTTGGCGCGGTCTCGGCAGCGCGGCGCGCGGCCTCAACTCGGTGCTGGGGTGCAGCGAGGGCGACGCGCTCGTCTCCTACCTGCCGCTGTGCCATGTGGCCGAGCAGATGTTCTCGATCCATGTGCCGCTGACGACCGGCGCGGTGGTCAACTTCGCCGAGAGCCTGCGCACGGTGCAGGAAGACCTGCGCGAGCTCTCGCCGCAGGTGTTCTTCGGCGTGCCGCGCATCTGGGAGAAGTTCCACGCCTCGATCCAGACCAAGCTGCGCGAGGCCGGCGGCTGGCGCTTGGCGCTGTACCAGCGCGCGATGGCCTCGGTGGGCCGCTTCGCGGATGCGCCGCGCGCGAGTCGCAGCCTGGGACAGCGCATCGCGTGGGCCTTCTGGTATGTGGTCGTCCTGCGCGCGCTGCTCAACTACGTGGGCTTGCGCCGCTGCCGGGTGGCGATCTCGTCCGGTGCGCCGATCGCGCCGGACATCCTGCATTTCTTCCGCGTGCTCGGCGTGCCGATCCGAGAAGCCTACGGACTCACCGAAGCCTCGGGCGCGACCACCATGCAGCCCAGCGATGCATCGCCGGTCGGCACGGTCGGCGTGCCGTATCCGGGCGTCGAAGTGCAGCTCGCGGATGACGGCGAGATCCTCATCCGCGGCGACGTGGTGTTCCGCGGCTACTACCGCAATGCCGAGGCCACGGCGGAGGCGATCGACGCCGAAGGCTGGCTGCATACCGGTGATGTGGCGCGCTGGGACGACGGCCCCGCCGGCCGCGAGCTGCGCATCATCGACCGCAAGAAGGACATCATGATCACCGCCGGCGGCAAGAACATCACGCCGTCGGAGATCGAGAACGCGCTGCGCATCTCGCCCTTCATCAAGGAGGCGATCGTGATCGCGGACCGGCGCCGCTTCGTCTCGGCGCTGCTGCAGATCGATTTCGACAACGTCGCCAACTGGGCCGAGGCGCATGGGCTAGCCTACACCAACTACAAGAGCCTGGTCGAAGAGGAGAAGGTGAGGGCGCTGATCGACGGCGAGGTCGCGGCGGTCAATGCAAGGCTCGCGCAGGTGCAGCAGGTGCGCAAGTTCCATCTGCTGGTGAAGGAACTCGACCACGACGACGGCGAAGTCACGGCGACGATGAAGGTGCGGCGCAAGTCGATCGCGGAGAAATATGCGGATGTGATCGAGGCGATCTATGCCTGA
- a CDS encoding enoyl-CoA hydratase/isomerase family protein yields the protein MPEALPRGATLEGAAEGVAVLRIARPERLNALDDATVRLIGELLDRVDADDGCRVLIVTGEGRGFCAGFDLSLAGDAPGSEYGETQAWTKRQELFAGLVTRLRGLRQPVIAAVNGPANGAGLGIALAAEIRIAAKSASFNAAFVKVGMSSCDIGVSWLLPRAVGSSRSFEMMLTGRMVQAEEAARIGLVSEVVDDDALMPCALEMARSIAAHSAFAVWMTKRGGWANLESASLAGAIELENRTQILARTTGDLQRAAQALIGRPKRGA from the coding sequence ATGCCTGAGGCGCTGCCGCGCGGAGCGACGCTGGAAGGGGCCGCAGAAGGGGTCGCGGTGCTGCGCATCGCGCGGCCCGAGCGGCTCAATGCGCTCGACGACGCGACCGTTCGCCTCATCGGCGAGCTGCTCGACCGCGTCGATGCCGATGACGGTTGCCGCGTGCTGATCGTGACCGGCGAGGGCCGCGGCTTCTGCGCGGGTTTCGATCTGTCACTGGCCGGCGATGCGCCGGGTAGCGAATATGGCGAGACGCAGGCGTGGACGAAGCGGCAGGAGCTGTTCGCGGGCCTCGTCACGCGCCTGCGCGGCCTGCGCCAGCCGGTGATCGCGGCCGTCAACGGGCCGGCCAACGGCGCGGGGCTCGGCATCGCGCTCGCAGCCGAGATCCGCATCGCCGCGAAATCCGCCTCGTTCAACGCCGCGTTCGTCAAGGTCGGCATGTCGAGTTGCGACATCGGTGTGAGCTGGCTGCTGCCGCGCGCCGTCGGCAGCTCGCGTTCGTTCGAGATGATGCTGACCGGCCGGATGGTTCAGGCGGAGGAGGCCGCGCGCATCGGCCTCGTGAGCGAAGTGGTCGACGACGATGCATTGATGCCGTGCGCCCTGGAGATGGCGCGGAGCATCGCCGCCCACAGCGCCTTCGCGGTCTGGATGACCAAGCGCGGCGGCTGGGCCAACCTCGAAAGCGCGAGCCTCGCCGGCGCGATCGAGCTGGAGAACCGCACGCAGATCCTCGCGCGCACCACGGGGGATCTCCAGCGCGCTGCGCAGGCTTTGATCGGTCGCCCAAAGCGCGGCGCATGA
- a CDS encoding acyl-CoA dehydrogenase family protein, whose translation MVLTEDQKALQESARRFARERLLPDYQKREKLGVLDRDLLREMGRLGLIGVDLPERLGGLGSDAVTTGIIAEELAYGDFNISAVPVGVSLNAAILIRHAQPAVVEEWVPRMIRGEAVVAICLTEPRGGSDASNLQLRARRDGDHYVINGEKTSITFADRADAYLIFARTGKPEDGAKGVSAFFIPAETPGIQRTHFDDVGSAIIGRGSVFFDDVKVPASHMLGDEGKGFTQVMQGFDYSRALIGLQCVGAAQASLDEAWAYAKEREAFGKPIGQFQGVSFPLAEGESQIAAVRQLCYHALALRDAGQPHTSEAAMCKWMGPRNAFDVIHQCLLTFGHYGWSKDLPHQQRMRDVMGLEIGDGTAQIMKLIIARGRIGRDAVQY comes from the coding sequence ATGGTTCTGACCGAAGACCAGAAGGCACTCCAGGAATCGGCACGCCGGTTCGCGCGTGAGCGCCTTCTCCCCGATTACCAGAAGCGCGAGAAGCTCGGCGTGCTCGACCGCGACCTGCTGCGAGAGATGGGCCGCCTCGGCCTGATCGGCGTCGACCTGCCGGAGCGCCTCGGCGGCCTCGGCTCGGATGCGGTCACGACCGGGATCATCGCGGAGGAGCTGGCCTACGGCGACTTCAACATCAGCGCGGTGCCGGTCGGCGTGTCGCTCAACGCTGCGATCCTGATCCGCCATGCGCAGCCGGCGGTGGTCGAGGAATGGGTGCCGCGCATGATCCGCGGCGAAGCCGTGGTCGCGATCTGCCTGACCGAGCCGCGCGGCGGCTCGGACGCGAGCAACCTGCAACTGCGCGCGCGGCGCGACGGCGACCACTACGTCATCAACGGCGAGAAGACCTCGATCACCTTCGCCGACCGCGCGGATGCCTACCTGATCTTCGCGCGCACGGGCAAGCCCGAGGATGGCGCCAAGGGCGTGTCGGCCTTCTTCATCCCGGCCGAGACGCCCGGCATCCAGCGCACGCATTTCGACGACGTGGGCAGCGCGATCATCGGTCGCGGCTCGGTCTTCTTCGACGATGTGAAGGTGCCGGCCAGCCACATGCTGGGTGACGAGGGCAAGGGCTTCACGCAGGTCATGCAAGGCTTCGACTACAGCCGCGCGCTGATCGGACTCCAGTGCGTCGGTGCCGCGCAGGCCTCGCTCGACGAAGCCTGGGCCTATGCGAAGGAGCGAGAGGCCTTCGGCAAGCCGATCGGCCAGTTCCAGGGCGTGAGCTTCCCGCTCGCCGAGGGCGAATCGCAGATTGCCGCGGTGCGCCAGCTCTGCTATCACGCGCTGGCGTTGCGCGACGCCGGCCAGCCGCATACGTCGGAAGCCGCGATGTGCAAATGGATGGGGCCGCGCAACGCATTCGACGTCATCCACCAGTGCCTGCTGACCTTCGGCCACTACGGCTGGAGCAAGGATCTGCCGCACCAGCAGCGCATGCGCGACGTGATGGGGCTGGAGATCGGCGACGGAACCGCCCAGATCATGAAGCTCATCATCGCCCGCGGCCGCATCGGGCGTGACGCGGTGCAGTACTGA